The following proteins are co-located in the Mus pahari chromosome 14, PAHARI_EIJ_v1.1, whole genome shotgun sequence genome:
- the Gpr142 gene encoding probable G-protein coupled receptor 142 has product MGLEGAETAVQPQVTLLPTVNGSNPRYDGVDGHWPESPERSPCVAGIIPVIYYSVLLSLGLPVNVLTTVALARLAARTRKPSYHYLLALTASDIVTQVIIVFVGFLLQGAVLARQVPQAVVRTANILEFAANHASVWIAVLFTVDRYNALCRPLRHRATSSPGRTHRAIAAVLGVTLLTGIPFYWWLDVWRDADPPSTMDKLLKWAHCLIVYFIPCNVFLVTNSAIILRLRKRGQRGLRPSVNKSTAILLGVTSLFALLWAPRIIVMLYHLYVAPVHRDWRVHLALDIANMLAMLNTEVNFGLCCFISKTFRATVRQVIRDVHMACTLKSQPKGTVVELVLKSVGTEL; this is encoded by the exons ATGGGACttgagggagcagagacag CTGTACAGCCACAAGTGACCCTGCTGCCTACAGTCAATGGGAGTAACCCAAGATACGATGGTGTGGATGGCCACTGGCCAGAGAGCCCAGAGAGGTCACCCTGTGTGGCTGGTATCATACCTGTCATCTATTACAGTGTCCTGCTGAGCCTGGGGCTGCCTG TCAACGTCCTGACTACAGTGGCACTGGCCCGCCTTGCTGCCAGGACCAGGAAACCCTCCTACCACTATCTCCTGGCACTCACGGCTTCAGATATCGTCACCCAAGTGATCATCGTCTTCGTAGGCTTCCTCCTGCAGGGAGCTGTGCTGGCCCGCCAGGTGCCGCAGGCGGTGGTGCGCACAGCTAACATTCTGGAGTTTGCTGCCAATCACGCCTCAGTCTGGATTGCAGTCTTGTTCACTGTGGATCGCTACAACGCCCTATGCCGCCCCCTACGCCATCGGGCCACCTCGTCCCCAGGCCGGACCCACCGCGCTATTGCCGCTGTCCTTGGCGTTACCCTCCTGACCGGCATCCCATTCTACTGGTGGCTGGATGTGTGGAGGGATGCAGACCCTCCTAGCACTATGGACAAACTCCTCAAGTGGGCTCACTGCCTCATCGTCTACTTCATTCCCTGCAATGTTTTCCTGGTCACCAACTCTGCCATCATCCTTCGGCTACGGAAGAGGGGCCAGAGAGGGCTGCGGCCGTCGGTGAACAAGAGCACGGCCATCCTCCTGGGTGTCACCTCCCTCTTCGCCCTCCTCTGGGCACCTCGCATTATTGTCATGCTGTACCATCTGTATGTGGCCCCTGTTCACCGGGATTGGAGGGTTCACCTGGCCTTGGACATAGCCAACATGTTGGCCATGCTCAACACAGAGGTCAACTTTGGCCTCTGTTGCTTCATCAGCAAGACTTTCAGAGCCACTGTCCGACAGGTCATCCGTGATGTCCACATGGCTTGCACCTTAAAGTCACAGCCAAAGGGAACGGTGGTGGAACTCGTGCTGAAGTCCGTAGGGACAGAGCTGTAG